In Streptomyces sp. NBC_00433, a single genomic region encodes these proteins:
- a CDS encoding WXG100 family type VII secretion target, with the protein MANVNVTYQEMQDAATKLRSGQSDITDKLNTLQKFIQGLVNGGYVTDRSSKQFDQSYSEFTNGATRTIEGLEGMAKFLEHAAALFQQTDEDLAKGARG; encoded by the coding sequence ATGGCGAATGTGAACGTCACGTACCAGGAGATGCAGGACGCGGCGACGAAGCTTCGTTCGGGGCAGTCCGACATCACGGACAAGCTCAATACGCTGCAGAAGTTCATTCAGGGCCTGGTCAACGGCGGCTACGTCACGGACCGGTCGTCCAAGCAGTTCGACCAGTCATACTCGGAGTTCACCAACGGGGCGACCAGGACGATCGAGGGGCTGGAGGGCATGGCGAAGTTCCTGGAGCATGCGGCCGCGCTGTTCCAGCAGACGGACGAGGATCTGGCCAAGGGTGCCCGCGGCTGA
- a CDS encoding VCBS repeat-containing protein codes for MSISYVDIDEYGPAGDLAITMTAPTPDDAYIKLSLTAASLDQLTITDDSGTVLPVTMPPGNSGSTPPVTAATGTVDIGTADSDGNGIPGAPLATGTIHLHVSVGYPAPPYVTVNGTVIDGASGSVIGRSAIGHNGRINIGGPDPTTGWNVPGQAPPDTANSTVTIPTGGLVATASIYTQMYMQTPPAATHTRWTIPADQIRAAGYTPAQLAAALHIDYASDTGAYTTRHWTTTTDGSLILDLPAHEWVGEQAHAGTWEYLHVAVDWGLPAGTVTGVFKTLADDGTPYAEWDQPLHFTTDTVPAAHRATLYGRDSAGVLWQHQADAAASRPGTFSPRTRVGSGWGVYNTITALGPLKANGTGDLAARDSSGVLWYYRGTGNNKAPFATRTRIGGGWNIYNQILGAGDITGDGHPDLVARDAAGVLWLYRGTGNPNAPLANRTRICAGWNLYNQLIAAGDITSDGHPDLLARDTAGVLWYYPGTGKAAAPYANRVRIGGGWQGYTSLVGIGDMTGKGHQDLVARDSAGKFWYYRGTGNPAAPYATRALSGGGMNTYNTLL; via the coding sequence ATGTCGATAAGCTACGTCGACATCGACGAGTACGGGCCGGCCGGTGACCTCGCCATCACCATGACGGCACCGACGCCCGACGACGCATACATCAAGCTCTCCCTGACCGCGGCCAGCCTGGACCAGCTGACGATCACCGACGACTCCGGGACCGTCCTGCCGGTCACCATGCCCCCCGGCAACTCCGGGTCCACCCCGCCGGTCACCGCGGCCACGGGGACAGTGGACATCGGCACCGCCGACAGCGACGGCAACGGCATCCCCGGCGCCCCGCTGGCCACCGGCACCATCCACCTGCACGTCTCCGTCGGATACCCGGCACCCCCGTACGTCACCGTCAACGGCACCGTCATCGACGGGGCGAGCGGTTCGGTCATCGGCAGGTCAGCGATCGGCCACAACGGCAGGATCAACATCGGCGGACCCGACCCGACGACAGGATGGAACGTCCCCGGCCAAGCCCCCCCGGACACCGCCAACAGCACTGTCACGATTCCCACCGGCGGCCTCGTCGCCACCGCCAGCATATACACGCAGATGTACATGCAGACCCCACCGGCCGCCACACACACCCGCTGGACCATCCCCGCCGACCAGATCCGTGCCGCCGGGTACACCCCCGCCCAACTCGCAGCAGCTCTGCACATCGACTACGCCTCCGACACGGGCGCCTACACGACCAGGCACTGGACGACCACCACCGACGGCTCGCTCATCCTCGACCTCCCCGCCCACGAGTGGGTCGGAGAGCAGGCACACGCCGGGACATGGGAATACCTGCACGTCGCCGTCGACTGGGGGCTGCCCGCGGGCACGGTCACCGGCGTCTTCAAGACCCTGGCCGACGACGGAACGCCGTACGCGGAATGGGACCAACCGCTGCACTTCACCACGGACACGGTCCCGGCCGCGCACCGGGCCACGCTGTACGGCCGCGACAGCGCAGGGGTCCTTTGGCAGCACCAGGCCGACGCGGCAGCCTCCCGCCCCGGCACCTTCAGCCCCCGCACCCGCGTCGGCAGCGGCTGGGGCGTCTACAACACGATCACCGCCCTCGGCCCGCTCAAGGCCAACGGCACCGGCGACCTCGCCGCCCGCGACAGCTCCGGCGTCCTCTGGTACTACCGCGGCACCGGCAACAACAAGGCACCCTTCGCCACCCGCACCCGCATAGGCGGCGGCTGGAACATCTACAACCAGATCCTCGGAGCCGGCGACATCACCGGCGACGGCCACCCCGACCTCGTCGCCCGCGACGCGGCCGGCGTCCTCTGGCTCTACCGCGGCACCGGCAACCCCAACGCGCCACTCGCCAACCGCACCCGCATCTGCGCGGGGTGGAACCTCTACAACCAGCTCATCGCCGCCGGAGACATCACCAGCGACGGCCACCCCGACCTGCTCGCCCGCGACACCGCAGGCGTCCTCTGGTACTACCCCGGCACCGGCAAAGCCGCCGCCCCCTACGCGAACCGCGTCCGCATCGGCGGCGGCTGGCAGGGCTACACCAGCCTCGTCGGCATCGGCGACATGACCGGCAAGGGCCACCAGGACCTCGTCGCCCGTGACTCAGCCGGCAAGTTCTGGTACTACCGCGGCACCGGCAACCCCGCCGCCCCCTACGCCACCCGCGCCCTCAGCGGCGGCGGCATGAACACCTACAACACCCTCCTCTGA
- a CDS encoding FGGY family carbohydrate kinase, producing the protein MGKVAGIDSSTAGTTVVVCDSDTGEVLRQGYAPHQVPDGGKPTEIDPQAWLLSLGEAAKGGVLEGVQAIGISGQQHGLLALDAGGVTVRPALLRGDKRAQAQAADLTEELGGAAGWAEAVGAQPQAAYPVAKLRWLAQREPAAAKRVAEVLLPHDWLVWQLLGQPTRRTTDRGDASGTGYWSAATGEYREDLVELALGHQVALPDVLAPAEPAGQTPEGLLISAGTGDNMAAALGLGLGPGDAVVSLGAAGTVFAVHHEALKDPTGTVTAFADATGRHLPVVQVRNAVRTLRGTAELLGTDLAGLSELALQSTPGAYGLVLLPYLEGERTPDLPHTAGTLTGLRRDSMKREHVARAAFEGMLCGLADALDVLRNKGVEVHRVFLLGAAAELPAVRALAPALFGTLVVVPAPAEYAAIGAARQAAWSLGAVLGSQSQSEPPHWPQPGALLLDPADDEAPAEGGAGGAEGGNGGGGTAVGSAVRQQYIAVREHTHPGAFASL; encoded by the coding sequence ATGGGCAAAGTGGCCGGTATAGACAGCTCCACCGCGGGTACCACCGTCGTCGTATGCGATTCCGACACCGGTGAGGTCCTGCGGCAGGGGTACGCACCCCACCAGGTGCCGGACGGCGGGAAGCCGACCGAGATCGACCCGCAGGCATGGCTGCTGTCGCTGGGCGAGGCGGCCAAGGGCGGGGTGCTCGAAGGTGTGCAGGCGATCGGGATCTCCGGGCAGCAGCACGGGCTGCTCGCGCTGGACGCGGGCGGTGTGACCGTACGCCCCGCGCTGCTGCGCGGGGACAAGCGGGCGCAGGCGCAGGCCGCGGACCTGACGGAGGAGCTGGGCGGGGCCGCGGGCTGGGCGGAGGCGGTGGGGGCGCAGCCGCAGGCGGCGTATCCGGTGGCGAAGCTGCGCTGGCTGGCGCAGCGCGAGCCGGCCGCGGCCAAGCGCGTCGCCGAGGTGCTGCTGCCGCACGACTGGCTGGTGTGGCAGCTGCTCGGCCAGCCGACCCGGCGCACCACCGACCGCGGCGACGCGTCCGGCACCGGCTACTGGTCGGCGGCGACCGGCGAATACCGCGAGGACCTGGTCGAGCTGGCGCTCGGCCACCAGGTGGCGCTGCCCGACGTGCTGGCGCCCGCGGAGCCCGCGGGCCAGACGCCCGAGGGCCTGCTGATCTCGGCCGGCACCGGCGACAACATGGCCGCGGCCCTGGGCCTCGGGCTCGGCCCGGGTGACGCGGTGGTCTCGCTCGGCGCCGCGGGCACCGTCTTCGCGGTGCACCACGAGGCGCTGAAGGACCCGACGGGCACGGTCACCGCCTTCGCCGACGCGACCGGCCGCCACCTCCCGGTGGTCCAGGTGCGCAATGCCGTACGCACCCTGCGCGGCACCGCCGAGCTGCTCGGCACGGACCTGGCGGGGCTCTCGGAGCTGGCGCTCCAGTCGACGCCGGGGGCCTACGGGCTGGTGCTGCTGCCGTATCTGGAGGGCGAGCGGACCCCGGACCTGCCGCACACCGCGGGCACCCTAACGGGGCTGCGCCGGGACTCGATGAAGCGGGAGCACGTGGCGCGGGCGGCCTTCGAGGGCATGCTGTGTGGGCTGGCCGACGCGCTGGACGTGCTGCGCAACAAGGGCGTGGAGGTGCACCGGGTCTTCCTGCTGGGCGCGGCGGCCGAGCTGCCCGCCGTGAGGGCGCTGGCGCCCGCGCTCTTCGGCACCCTGGTGGTGGTACCGGCCCCGGCGGAGTACGCGGCGATCGGCGCGGCCCGGCAGGCGGCCTGGTCGCTGGGCGCGGTGCTCGGCTCGCAGTCGCAGAGCGAGCCCCCGCACTGGCCGCAGCCCGGCGCGCTGCTGCTCGACCCGGCCGACGACGAGGCCCCCGCGGAGGGTGGTGCGGGTGGTGCGGAGGGCGGGAACGGCGGCGGCGGTACGGCCGTTGGCTCGGCTGTGCGCCAGCAGTACATCGCTGTGCGCGAACACACCCATCCGGGAGCCTTTGCCTCGCTTTAA
- a CDS encoding serine/threonine protein kinase — protein sequence MNRTPEWTGAAGAPSGPAAPRPAAHHLQPAKSLAPEQGSMVPAGYTAVRLVGAGRHATVFLCREDETGSEVAVKLLHVAVEEERPRLAAHSELLAAGAAARHPCSVPVLEAGVTSDHRPYVTQEFCPGGDAQSLLGTTGPFPAADVIAIGTRLALALHSSHRRGVLHLAVRPGNVLFDAAGDALLADHGIDRVLQRAAPGLGSVFDPLYAPREFFGWEKPGPAADVYSLGATLYALLNGAPAHAEAARAGGAELYEAVLRGEVPHPARPDAPEALLTLVSRMMSVNPEGRPPLTEIHRTLRLLLPDTHSSRVPALEPEPAPVLPLPGWDPADEDEQVTDTGAESARREARRQARIRLIAACTALVVFAGAATALTLLLGHGDKHPAASPTASPSTAVPRPVPTDQLPVLMPRHVTVTRADGQVQVTWQLPEQAQRISGYVVQAKVRGTQSSPRRTAGNADPVATFPANSVSPGTCYTVTSLILTNGIVEYASAPDMCHTGTA from the coding sequence GTGAACCGAACGCCGGAATGGACCGGCGCGGCCGGAGCGCCGAGCGGCCCGGCTGCCCCCCGGCCCGCGGCCCACCACCTGCAACCCGCGAAGTCCCTGGCCCCCGAGCAGGGCTCCATGGTGCCTGCCGGCTACACCGCGGTACGCCTCGTCGGCGCAGGCCGGCACGCCACGGTATTCCTCTGCCGGGAGGACGAGACGGGAAGCGAGGTCGCCGTCAAACTCCTGCACGTCGCCGTCGAGGAGGAGCGGCCACGGCTGGCCGCCCACTCCGAACTCCTCGCCGCTGGTGCCGCCGCGAGGCACCCGTGCTCCGTCCCCGTCCTGGAAGCGGGCGTCACCAGCGACCACCGGCCGTATGTCACACAGGAGTTCTGCCCGGGCGGCGACGCGCAGTCGCTCCTCGGCACCACCGGTCCCTTCCCCGCCGCCGACGTCATCGCCATCGGTACGCGCCTGGCCCTGGCCCTGCACTCCTCCCACCGCCGCGGCGTCCTGCACCTGGCGGTGCGCCCCGGCAACGTCCTCTTCGACGCGGCCGGGGACGCGCTGCTCGCCGACCACGGCATCGACCGCGTCCTGCAACGAGCCGCGCCCGGCCTCGGCTCGGTCTTCGACCCGCTGTACGCGCCGCGGGAGTTCTTCGGCTGGGAGAAACCGGGCCCGGCCGCCGACGTCTACAGCCTCGGAGCCACCCTCTACGCGCTGCTGAACGGGGCACCCGCCCACGCCGAGGCCGCCCGCGCCGGCGGGGCCGAGCTGTACGAGGCGGTGCTGCGCGGCGAGGTACCACACCCGGCCCGGCCTGACGCGCCCGAAGCACTTCTCACCCTGGTCAGCCGCATGATGTCCGTGAACCCCGAGGGCCGCCCTCCGCTGACCGAGATCCACCGCACGCTGCGGCTCCTCCTGCCCGACACGCACTCCTCCCGCGTGCCCGCCCTGGAACCCGAGCCGGCGCCCGTGCTTCCACTGCCCGGCTGGGACCCCGCCGACGAGGACGAGCAAGTCACCGACACCGGGGCCGAGTCCGCCCGGCGGGAGGCCCGACGTCAGGCGCGCATCCGGCTGATCGCCGCCTGCACGGCACTGGTGGTCTTCGCCGGCGCGGCAACCGCGCTGACCCTGCTCCTGGGCCACGGCGACAAGCACCCGGCGGCATCACCCACCGCGTCGCCGAGCACCGCCGTCCCACGGCCCGTACCCACCGACCAGCTGCCTGTGCTGATGCCGCGACACGTCACCGTGACCAGAGCCGACGGCCAGGTGCAGGTCACCTGGCAACTCCCGGAACAGGCTCAGCGGATCAGCGGCTATGTCGTGCAGGCGAAGGTCCGAGGGACGCAGTCGTCTCCGCGCAGAACCGCCGGCAACGCCGATCCCGTGGCGACGTTTCCAGCCAATTCCGTCTCACCCGGGACCTGTTACACGGTGACGTCCCTGATCCTCACGAATGGAATCGTGGAGTACGCTTCCGCCCCCGACATGTGCCACACCGGAACTGCGTAG
- a CDS encoding YtxH domain-containing protein has product MRYKLTFIVGAAFGFVVGARAGRERYDQLVAAAQRFAKNPAVRNAAETAAQQSRTAAVKAADTVSAKVGPRLPDALAARVRSMRNGHGPDDEWGTSNT; this is encoded by the coding sequence ATGCGCTACAAGCTGACGTTCATCGTGGGAGCCGCGTTCGGCTTCGTGGTCGGCGCACGGGCGGGCCGGGAGCGGTACGACCAGCTGGTCGCCGCGGCGCAGCGCTTCGCGAAGAACCCCGCGGTGCGCAATGCCGCCGAGACCGCCGCGCAGCAGAGCAGGACCGCGGCGGTGAAGGCCGCGGACACCGTGTCGGCGAAGGTCGGGCCGCGGCTGCCCGACGCCCTGGCCGCCCGGGTGCGGTCGATGCGCAACGGGCACGGGCCGGACGACGAGTGGGGCACCTCGAACACCTGA
- a CDS encoding immunity 49 family protein, with amino-acid sequence MPVTVSRHELPTDTVGNASSLLEVLGGGLTQSLSRVESSPRTLARALATAETVAQVHCLLDPTASKIETWEAFITAMQTSSAIFAAANSTEGSIQCRIDHNMRTIPATGPQYYTDAGTWITAFWLSVICRESSRLDMLSAIPLDLLRSSGAIFDDYIYPWVDTLQTSWRERSVPLDKLLEALNETDPETLRVAPRELILKILSPPLEMFLYYVREDSERFNASLVQALELHKQYWTADEERATDPTGLVAIGPLAVACLAHDAGVIPIEVESDYLPKHLLLRSWLGEFDT; translated from the coding sequence GTGCCAGTGACCGTATCTCGCCATGAGTTGCCGACTGACACGGTCGGCAACGCCAGCAGCCTCCTTGAGGTACTGGGCGGGGGGCTCACGCAATCACTCAGTCGTGTCGAGAGTTCGCCGCGGACGCTGGCCCGCGCGCTGGCCACAGCCGAGACGGTGGCGCAGGTCCATTGCCTCCTCGACCCCACCGCCAGCAAGATCGAGACGTGGGAGGCATTCATCACGGCAATGCAGACCTCAAGCGCGATCTTCGCTGCTGCGAATTCCACCGAAGGCTCGATTCAGTGCCGGATCGACCACAACATGAGGACAATCCCCGCCACCGGCCCGCAATACTACACGGACGCCGGTACATGGATCACCGCTTTTTGGCTGTCAGTAATTTGCCGTGAATCGTCCAGGTTGGACATGCTGAGCGCCATCCCCCTTGATCTGCTGCGCAGTTCCGGTGCCATATTTGACGACTACATCTACCCGTGGGTCGACACACTTCAGACTTCCTGGAGGGAACGCTCAGTACCACTCGACAAACTCCTCGAAGCCCTGAACGAAACAGACCCCGAAACCCTGCGGGTCGCCCCCCGCGAGCTGATCCTCAAAATTCTGTCCCCGCCCCTTGAAATGTTCCTTTACTACGTCCGCGAGGACAGCGAGAGGTTCAACGCATCGCTCGTCCAGGCCCTGGAGCTCCACAAGCAGTACTGGACCGCCGACGAGGAACGGGCCACTGACCCCACGGGCCTAGTGGCCATCGGCCCCCTCGCCGTTGCCTGCCTCGCCCATGACGCCGGCGTCATCCCCATCGAGGTCGAGTCCGACTACCTGCCCAAACACCTGCTGCTGCGCAGCTGGCTGGGTGAGTTCGACACCTGA
- a CDS encoding FtsK/SpoIIIE domain-containing protein — MELRFSVTDPIRDCCADFAVTTGLEGFTGALASEVGRLLGRPADAQGAPTLHVNGFAVDHALSLDTSPLRDGAVVSLGGPGAASPEAQGLVEVRVVGGPGAGGVWRLGPGVAVVGSSPDAWITVGDAALPPTAFEVDVTVDGTVTVRPAYGASATMDGQPLTAEKPWQPRSVIAAGHTLFELNPPRFPDAALKPSEDGTGLDYNRPPRITPPPRTTRFQLPAAPRQSESRPLPWLMAVVPLVGAVAMAMVMKQPTYLFMAVLSPISMIGNYLNDKKHGKKTYRQMLAEYEQRKASIERQARKAMAAETAARRAGAPDPAEVWGTATGPGQRLWERRLSDPDYGLLRVGTGTVPSEVEVGDPGQEEHKRGETRGLADVPVTVPLRQHGVLGIAGRGDLPRAVGRWLVAQAAALHSPDDLRICVLTDPTGQASWEWVRWLPHARAREGQSALALVGTDADTVARRISELLSQVTARQEAASEAGTAPNQTWTGPTVLVVLDGSRRLRALPGLTQVLRNGPRVGIHLICLDADRRLLPEECRALVEEDFSGLLQVSTAGAEPALSVRPDCVTPEWADQVARALAPIRDVSGDEGAALPDACRLLDVIGLEPPTAAAVSARWAAGGRSTTAVVGASFDGPFAVDLVRDGPHGLVAGTTGSGKSELLQTVVASLAVANRPDAMTFVLVDYKGGAAFKDCVKLPHTVGMVTDLDTHLVERALESLGAELRRREHILAAAGTKDLEDYVVAMRTNPALAPVPRLLIVIDEFASLARELPDFVTGLVNVAQRGRSLGIHLLLATQRPSGVVSPEIRANTNLRIALRVTDATESTDVIDAPDAGYIAKSTPGRAFVRLGAASLLPFQSGRVGGRRPGQVAAEAPAPFAAVVGWDGIGRPVPEPPRRAGANDDDLLTDLAVLVEAVQQAGTQLAIPPQHSPWLPALPERLLLDEIDGLDALTAPSPDGLVPAPYAVDDLPAEQARRTVAVDLASFGHLMIAGAPQSGRSQTLRTIAGSLTRTNSCADVHLYALDCGNGALLALNSLPHCGAVVRSGEADRAVRLLGKLSAELQRRMALLGESGFTDIREQRAAVPADQRLPHIVLLLDRWEGFVPSLGDLDNGTLQDTIFQLMREGASAGLHLVISGDRSLLIGRISTLTENKMALQLSDPSDLSLIGLNPRKAPAEIPPGRAFRAQGRPVETHVALLAEDRRGQAQAAALQAIGQAAKERDAAVPRSRRPFRVDVLPGRITYEEAWELRDSQEIAAMPGGGRLWSMAAVGGDQLTALGPDLTQGTPGFVIAGPPRSGRSTALLTMTRSLLWSGTQVVVAAPRRQSPLRRLEHAEGVVGFFGHDDIDPEDLRAALDRFAGPGMIMVDDAELLRTCDAGDVLQSVVRNASGKHIGIVIAGDADDMCSGFNGWQVDLKKARRGLLLSPQNMSDAELIGVRLQRSSIGQAVQPGRGLLHLGDGEVHTVQVPLTTV; from the coding sequence GTGGAACTCCGATTCAGTGTGACCGACCCGATCCGCGACTGTTGTGCGGACTTCGCGGTCACCACCGGCCTGGAAGGGTTCACGGGCGCGCTGGCGTCCGAGGTCGGGCGCTTACTCGGGCGGCCGGCGGACGCGCAGGGGGCGCCGACCCTTCACGTCAACGGATTCGCCGTTGACCACGCGTTGAGCCTGGATACCTCCCCCCTCCGCGACGGCGCCGTCGTCAGTCTCGGCGGGCCCGGGGCGGCGAGCCCCGAGGCCCAGGGCCTCGTCGAGGTGCGGGTCGTCGGGGGGCCCGGTGCCGGCGGGGTGTGGCGGCTCGGGCCCGGGGTCGCCGTCGTCGGGAGCAGCCCCGACGCGTGGATCACGGTGGGCGACGCCGCCTTACCGCCCACCGCCTTCGAGGTGGACGTCACCGTCGACGGCACCGTCACCGTACGTCCGGCGTACGGCGCTTCCGCGACCATGGACGGTCAACCCCTGACCGCCGAGAAGCCGTGGCAGCCGCGCAGCGTCATCGCGGCCGGGCACACGCTCTTCGAGCTGAACCCGCCCCGCTTCCCCGACGCCGCGCTCAAGCCGTCCGAGGACGGCACCGGCCTGGACTACAACCGGCCGCCCCGCATCACTCCCCCGCCCCGCACCACCAGGTTCCAACTGCCGGCCGCACCACGCCAGTCGGAGAGCCGGCCGCTCCCGTGGCTGATGGCGGTCGTCCCGCTGGTCGGCGCGGTGGCGATGGCCATGGTGATGAAGCAGCCCACGTACCTGTTCATGGCCGTACTCAGCCCGATCTCCATGATCGGCAACTACCTCAACGACAAGAAGCACGGCAAGAAGACCTACCGCCAGATGCTCGCCGAGTACGAGCAGCGCAAGGCGTCGATCGAGCGCCAGGCCCGCAAGGCCATGGCGGCCGAGACCGCCGCGCGCCGCGCGGGCGCCCCCGACCCGGCTGAGGTGTGGGGCACGGCAACGGGCCCCGGCCAGCGGCTGTGGGAGCGTCGCCTTTCAGACCCGGACTACGGGCTGCTGCGGGTCGGCACCGGCACGGTCCCCTCCGAGGTGGAGGTCGGCGACCCCGGCCAGGAGGAGCACAAGCGAGGCGAGACCCGCGGGCTCGCCGACGTACCGGTGACCGTGCCGCTGCGGCAGCACGGTGTGCTGGGCATCGCCGGCCGAGGTGACCTGCCGCGGGCGGTCGGGCGCTGGCTGGTGGCCCAGGCCGCCGCACTGCACTCGCCGGACGATCTGCGGATCTGCGTGCTGACCGACCCCACCGGTCAGGCGAGTTGGGAGTGGGTGCGGTGGCTGCCGCACGCCCGCGCCCGTGAAGGGCAGTCGGCGCTCGCCCTGGTCGGTACGGACGCCGACACCGTGGCCCGGCGGATCAGCGAACTCCTCTCCCAGGTCACCGCCCGGCAGGAGGCGGCAAGCGAGGCGGGCACAGCCCCCAACCAGACCTGGACCGGGCCGACCGTCCTTGTCGTACTCGACGGATCGCGGCGGCTGCGCGCGCTGCCGGGGCTGACCCAAGTGCTGCGGAACGGGCCCCGCGTGGGCATCCATCTCATCTGCCTGGACGCGGACCGGCGGCTGCTCCCGGAGGAGTGCCGCGCCCTGGTCGAGGAGGACTTCAGTGGCCTGCTGCAGGTCTCGACGGCCGGCGCCGAGCCGGCGCTGTCGGTACGGCCCGACTGCGTGACCCCGGAGTGGGCCGACCAGGTCGCACGAGCCCTGGCCCCGATCCGTGACGTCAGCGGGGACGAGGGCGCGGCGCTGCCGGACGCCTGCCGGCTGCTGGACGTGATCGGCCTGGAGCCGCCGACGGCCGCCGCCGTGTCGGCCCGCTGGGCCGCCGGGGGCCGTTCGACGACCGCCGTCGTGGGCGCCTCCTTCGACGGCCCCTTCGCCGTCGATCTCGTACGGGACGGCCCGCACGGGCTGGTCGCCGGCACCACCGGCTCCGGCAAGTCCGAACTGCTCCAGACCGTCGTGGCCTCGCTCGCCGTCGCCAACCGCCCGGACGCGATGACCTTCGTCCTGGTCGACTACAAGGGCGGCGCGGCCTTCAAGGACTGCGTGAAACTCCCGCACACCGTCGGCATGGTCACCGACCTCGACACCCACCTGGTCGAACGGGCCCTGGAGTCCCTGGGCGCCGAACTGCGGCGCCGCGAGCACATCCTGGCCGCCGCAGGCACCAAGGACCTGGAGGACTACGTCGTCGCGATGCGCACCAACCCCGCGCTCGCGCCCGTCCCCCGGCTCCTCATCGTCATCGACGAGTTCGCCTCCCTGGCCCGCGAACTGCCGGACTTCGTCACCGGCCTGGTGAACGTCGCCCAGCGCGGCCGGTCCCTCGGCATCCACCTGCTCCTTGCCACCCAGCGCCCGTCCGGCGTCGTCTCCCCCGAGATCCGCGCCAACACCAACCTGCGCATCGCGCTGCGCGTGACGGACGCGACGGAGTCCACCGACGTGATCGACGCGCCCGACGCCGGGTACATCGCCAAGTCCACGCCCGGCCGGGCCTTCGTACGGCTCGGGGCCGCGTCGTTGCTGCCCTTCCAGTCCGGCCGCGTCGGCGGCCGGCGGCCGGGGCAGGTCGCAGCCGAGGCGCCCGCGCCGTTCGCGGCAGTGGTCGGCTGGGACGGCATCGGCCGCCCGGTCCCCGAACCGCCCAGACGGGCCGGCGCGAACGACGACGACCTCCTCACCGACCTCGCAGTCCTCGTCGAGGCCGTCCAGCAAGCAGGAACCCAGCTCGCCATCCCGCCTCAGCACAGCCCCTGGCTGCCTGCCCTGCCCGAACGCCTGCTCCTCGACGAAATCGACGGACTCGACGCCCTCACCGCCCCGTCCCCGGACGGCCTCGTGCCCGCCCCGTACGCGGTGGACGACCTGCCCGCCGAACAGGCCCGCCGTACCGTCGCCGTCGACCTCGCCTCCTTCGGCCACCTGATGATCGCCGGCGCCCCGCAGAGCGGCAGGTCGCAGACGCTGCGCACCATCGCCGGATCGCTGACCCGTACGAACTCCTGCGCAGACGTGCACCTTTACGCCCTTGACTGCGGCAACGGCGCCCTGCTGGCCCTGAACTCCCTGCCGCACTGCGGGGCGGTCGTCCGCTCGGGCGAGGCGGACCGCGCGGTACGGCTGCTCGGGAAGCTCTCGGCCGAGTTGCAGCGGCGTATGGCCCTGCTCGGGGAGAGCGGCTTCACCGATATCAGGGAGCAGCGCGCCGCGGTACCGGCGGACCAGCGCCTGCCGCACATCGTCCTGCTCCTCGACCGCTGGGAGGGATTCGTCCCCTCCCTCGGAGATCTCGACAACGGCACCCTGCAGGACACGATCTTCCAGCTGATGCGCGAGGGCGCCTCCGCCGGCCTGCACCTTGTCATCTCCGGCGACCGGTCGCTGCTGATCGGCCGGATCTCCACCCTCACCGAGAACAAGATGGCACTGCAGCTCAGTGACCCCTCCGACCTGTCCCTGATCGGACTCAACCCCCGCAAGGCACCGGCCGAAATCCCACCGGGCCGCGCCTTCCGCGCCCAGGGCCGCCCGGTGGAAACCCACGTGGCCCTCCTCGCCGAGGACCGCCGCGGCCAGGCCCAGGCTGCGGCGCTCCAGGCCATCGGCCAGGCCGCGAAGGAACGGGACGCCGCGGTGCCGCGCTCACGCCGACCCTTCCGCGTGGACGTCCTGCCGGGCCGCATCACGTACGAGGAGGCGTGGGAGCTGCGCGACAGCCAGGAGATCGCGGCAATGCCCGGCGGCGGGCGACTGTGGTCGATGGCCGCGGTCGGCGGCGACCAGCTCACCGCCCTCGGCCCCGACCTCACCCAGGGCACACCCGGCTTCGTCATCGCCGGACCGCCACGCTCCGGCCGCAGCACAGCCCTGCTGACCATGACCCGATCTCTCCTATGGTCCGGTACCCAGGTCGTCGTCGCGGCACCCCGACGCCAGTCACCCCTGCGGCGCCTCGAACATGCCGAAGGCGTCGTCGGGTTCTTCGGCCACGACGACATCGACCCCGAAGACCTGCGGGCCGCCCTGGACCGCTTCGCCGGCCCCGGCATGATCATGGTCGACGACGCCGAGCTGCTGCGCACCTGCGACGCCGGAGACGTCCTCCAGTCCGTGGTGCGCAACGCCTCCGGCAAACACATCGGCATCGTCATCGCCGGCGACGCGGACGACATGTGCTCGGGCTTCAACGGCTGGCAGGTCGACCTCAAGAAGGCCCGCCGCGGCCTTCTCCTCTCCCCGCAGAACATGTCCGACGCCGAACTCATCGGAGTCCGGCTCCAGCGCAGCTCGATCGGCCAGGCCGTCCAGCCCGGCCGCGGCCTGCTCCACCTCGGCGACGGCGAGGTCCACACGGTCCAGGTCCCGCTCACCACCGTGTGA